A portion of the Granulosicoccus antarcticus IMCC3135 genome contains these proteins:
- a CDS encoding OmpP1/FadL family transporter: MHRYSARIRPLGSLIGIVSLASLTGVVNAGGFALIEHGASGMGNAYAGAAAVSNDPSTVWFNPAGMSELDGRQVSVGIHLLKTDTTWTDEGTTLGALLGRGEASGPDTSEPGTLSTLPNFYYVAPINQQWSYGLSIGVPFGSSTEYDRDWKGRYSTVKSGIEVIDINPAISYKMSEKVSLGFGISVQQLSAELASAVDSGAACLRLAADRFDTSFTTADCINAGLTPGNVENDGYAEVTGDSIAMSFNMGALFKPRNDLKIGVAYRHSIDHEIDGDGDFTTPENLQAIYASNTTAASQPLTNSFLTDTGAKAEVDLPATFSISTAWQTTDKVQLLGDITWTGWSSFEELRIRYENEDQGETLSTQSWEDVFRYSVGINYAYSDKLVLRTGVAYDEEAIPNAQLRTARIPGNDRTWFSVGAGYQLSKRVSFDLGYAHLFLDETPIDHSSPESGGTAQEVRGTYDSTVDILSAQINWEFN; encoded by the coding sequence ATGCACCGATATTCTGCGCGGATCCGACCGCTCGGTTCCCTGATTGGTATCGTCAGTCTGGCCAGCCTGACGGGCGTGGTGAATGCTGGAGGTTTTGCTCTTATCGAGCACGGCGCCTCCGGTATGGGTAACGCCTACGCAGGTGCGGCCGCAGTGAGTAATGACCCATCAACAGTCTGGTTCAATCCAGCTGGCATGAGCGAACTGGATGGACGACAAGTCTCAGTCGGGATTCATCTTCTCAAAACCGACACCACCTGGACTGACGAAGGCACCACATTGGGAGCTCTGTTGGGACGCGGCGAAGCCTCAGGCCCGGATACCTCCGAGCCAGGTACTCTTTCGACATTGCCCAATTTTTATTACGTTGCACCGATCAACCAGCAATGGAGCTACGGACTGAGTATTGGTGTGCCGTTTGGCTCATCCACCGAATACGACAGAGACTGGAAGGGTCGCTACTCTACGGTCAAGAGCGGCATCGAAGTCATCGACATCAATCCGGCGATCTCCTACAAGATGTCTGAGAAAGTCAGCCTGGGCTTCGGCATCAGTGTGCAACAGCTGAGCGCCGAACTGGCCAGCGCCGTTGACTCTGGCGCAGCCTGTCTGCGCCTGGCAGCCGACCGCTTCGACACCAGTTTTACCACGGCTGACTGCATCAATGCCGGTCTGACTCCCGGCAACGTCGAGAATGACGGCTACGCGGAAGTCACCGGGGACTCTATCGCCATGAGTTTCAACATGGGCGCATTGTTCAAGCCTCGCAACGATCTGAAAATCGGCGTTGCCTATCGTCATTCCATCGATCATGAAATCGATGGTGATGGTGATTTCACCACGCCTGAGAATCTGCAGGCCATTTATGCCAGCAACACAACAGCCGCCAGCCAGCCATTGACCAACTCCTTCCTGACCGACACCGGAGCCAAGGCTGAAGTCGATCTGCCCGCCACTTTTTCAATCTCTACGGCCTGGCAAACTACCGACAAAGTACAGTTGCTCGGCGATATTACCTGGACCGGCTGGAGCTCTTTCGAAGAGCTGCGAATCCGCTACGAGAACGAGGATCAAGGTGAGACCCTTTCGACCCAGAGTTGGGAGGACGTCTTTCGCTACTCTGTCGGTATCAACTACGCATACAGCGACAAACTGGTACTCAGAACCGGCGTCGCTTATGACGAAGAGGCTATCCCCAACGCACAACTACGCACCGCCCGCATTCCGGGCAATGACAGAACCTGGTTTTCTGTCGGCGCCGGCTACCAGCTCAGCAAGCGAGTCTCTTTCGATTTGGGCTATGCCCACCTCTTTCTTGACGAGACACCAATCGATCATTCCTCCCCGGAATCAGGCGGTACTGCTCAGGAAGTCCGTGGAACCTATGACTCCACTGTTGACATCCTCAGTGCTCAAATCAACTGGGAATTCAACTAA